From Leptodactylus fuscus isolate aLepFus1 chromosome 11, aLepFus1.hap2, whole genome shotgun sequence, one genomic window encodes:
- the LOC142184397 gene encoding ankyrin repeat and SOCS box protein 12-like translates to MLNLLRSIKEKVLCDGIYAAIRKNNLEELRLLLSKEKAKKLVRNTGGTVLGRGLTLATVRGYLGCMEELLKAGADPGERDSYNEAMFMGESQFMKLLLDYGAKPDCGEDLPLCLAARLAEPGIFRTLLLYGADPDYNGTSREVLQGHIESHSVLGMCLSKNYEVPFVEMLTEFGANMYLPDIQEILLHADNEAAKFLDRKRVHPRSLMSQCRIAIRRRLKQVGKLRLLDQLEIPTNLVRYLQYHNELDYPDTLPRYHDEIAKEIYDRFFHGVALETPPPSI, encoded by the exons ATGTTAAATCTTCTCAGGTCTATAAAGGAGAAGGTGCTTTGTGATGGAATCTACGCTGCTATCAGGAAAAACAATCTAGAAGAACTGCGTCTGCTATTGTCGAAGGAGAAAGCCAAGAAACTTGTGAGGAACACTGGTGGGACGGTCCTGGGCCGGGGTCTGACCTTAGCTACGGTTAGAGGATATTTAGGATGTATGGAGGAATTATTAAAAGCTGGAGCCGATCCAGGAGAGAGGGATTCCTACAATGAAGCAATGTTTATGGGGGAAAGCCAATTCATGAAGCTGTTGTTGGATTATGGGGCGAAACCTGATTGTGGCGAGGACCTTCCCCTCTGCCTCGCGGCACGTTTGGCAGAACCGGGTATTTTTAGGACGTTGCTGCTTTATGGGGCCGACCCAGATTATAATGGTACCAGTCGGGAAGTCTTACAAGGACACATAGAGTCTCACTCAGTATTAGGGATGTGTCTCTCCAAGAACTATGAGGTCCCATTTGTGGAAATGCTCACTGAGTTCGGAGCTAATATGTACTTACCTGATATCCAGGAGATCCTTCTCCACGCCGACAACGAGGCAGCAAAATTCCTGGACAGAAAGAGGG ttcatccaagaTCCCTGATGTCTCAGTGCCGGATCGCTATAAGAAGGCGGCTGAAACAAGTGGGGAAACTCCGTCTCCTCGATCAGCTAGAAATCCCTACCAATCTAGTGAGATACTTACAGTACCACAATGAGCTGGATTACCCAGACACGCTGCCACGATATCATGATGAAATAGCTAAAGAGATCTATG ATAGATTTTTCCATGGAGTTGCATTGGAGACCCCCCCTCCTTCTATCTGA
- the LOC142184744 gene encoding inversin-like gives MLNILRFRKEKALRDKVLDTIKTNKPEDLRLLLSKDKVKKLIRKTGGKVLSRSLISAIHNKHLECMEELLKAGAYPGVVDNRNLVARAVNMRKGRFLKLLLEYGANPDCGEDLPLYTSARMAELGIFRTLLLYGADPDYNGSDQEFLRKYLNSQSVLGWCLASNCDVQFVQLLVQFGANMYVPDIQEILLQADNDAARYLSRERGTDNLYF, from the coding sequence ATGTTAAATATTCTCAGGTTTAGAAAGGAGAAAGCGCTGCGTGATAAAGTCCTGGATACTATCAAGACAAACAAGCCAGAAGATCTGCGTCTGTTATTGTCTAAGGACAAAGTCAAGAAACTTATCAGGAAAACTGGTGGGAAAGTTCTGTCCCGGTCTCTTATATCTGCCATACATAACAAGCATTTAGAATGTATGGAAGAATTATTAAAAGCTGGAGCCTACCCCGGCGTTGTGGATAACCGTAACCTTGTGGCGCGCGCAGTGAATATGAGGAAAGGAAGATTCCTCAAACTGCTGCTGGAGTATGGGGCAAATCCCGATTGTGGCGAGGATCTTCCCTTGTACACCTCGGCGCGTATGGCAGAACTGGGTATTTTTAGAACATTGTTACTGTATGGGGCTGATCCGGATTACAATGGTTCAGATCAAGAGTTCTTAAGAAAGTATCTAAATTCTCAGTCCGTTCTAGGTTGGTGTCTTGCCAGTAACTGTGATGTCCAATTTGTACAACTGCTCGTCCAGTTTGGCGCTAATATGTACGTACCTGATATACAAGAAATCCTTCTCCAGGCCGACAACGATGCAGCAAGATATCTGAGCAGAGAGCGGGGTACGGACAACTTATACTTCTAA